In Aminiphilus circumscriptus DSM 16581, the sequence CTCGATCCGCTCACCTTCCGAGCCATCGGCAAGAATGCGGCCAAGTACGCCAAGGGTGAACAGCCCACGCCGGTGCCGACGAAGAACGATCCCATGGCGCGTCCGCGCTATCAGGGGCTCGCGGCGCTTCTGCACAACAAGGAGGCCCGCTTCATCGACCGAAACAAGGCCCCCATGGAGCTCTCGGTCACGTTCGAAGGGTAGGAGGTGGCGATATGGCTCAGATGAACGAACAGCTCGTGGCGGAGGTCGTCCGCCAGGTACTGCAGAACATGAACGGCAAGGCCGCGCCGGCCCCGAAGGGCGGCAAACTCACCGCCGCCGACTATCCCCTTTCTTCCAAGCGGCCCGAAATCCTGAAGAGCCCCAAGGGAACGCCTTTCAACGAACTTACCCTTGAGGCCGTGGAGAACGGCAAGGCCACCTTCGAGGATTTCCGCATCACTCCCGAAGCACTGGAAATGCAGGCTCAGATCGCCGAATCCGCGGGAAGACGCCAGATCGCCCAGAACCTGCGCCGCGCCGCGGAACTGACCAAGGTTCCCGACGAGCGGATTCTGGAGATCTATAACCTTCTCCGGCCGCACCGCTCCACGAAGGAAGAACTCGAGGGCATCGCGGAGGAACTGGAGACCAAGTACGGCGCCAAGGTTTGCGCCGCCTTCGTCCGGGAATCCGCGGAAGTCTACGCCCGCCGCAAGCTCCTCCGGGGCGATCTGCCCTCCTCCGACTGACAACAGGGAAGGGGCTCGCTTCCGTGCCGCTCATTGCCGGTATCGACATCGGAAACGCCACAACGGAAGTCGCCCTTGCCAGGGTGGAAGGAAGGGATGTCTCCTTCCTTTCCTCCGCCCTGGCGCCCACTTCGGGCATCAAGGGAACGCTGCAGAACGTGGCCGGATTGCGGCGAGCCCTCGGTCTCGCGTTGGAGCGTGCGGGATTCGCACGGGACGACTTTCGCAAGGTCGACCGAATCCGTCTCAACAAGGCCGCACCCGTCATCGGGGACGTGGCCATGGAGACCGTGACGGAGACGATCATCACCGAATCCACCATGATCGGCCACAACCCCTCCACGCCGGGCGGTGTCGGCGTGGGCGTGGGGGTCACCACCGCCTTTGAACGCCTCAAAGAGGTTCATTCCGGTGACGTGGTGGTCCCCGTCATTCCCGCTTCGGTGGATTACGAACACGCCGCCGCAGGAGTAGCGGACGCCATGAACCGCGGCGTCAACGTGGCCGCCATCATTTGCCAGGCCGACGACGGCGTTCTCATCGCCAACCGGCTTCCCCGTCCCGTTCCCATCGTGGACGAGGTAAGTTCGGTGGACCGCGTGCCTCTGGGCATGCGCTGCTGCGTCGAGGTGGCTCCTCCGGGACGAGTGGTGGAACTGCTCGCCAACCCCTACGACATCGCCACGATTTTCGACCTCTCCCCGGAGGAGACGCGCCAGATCGTTCCCGTGGCCCGCGCCCTCGTGGGAAACCGCTCCGCCGTGGTGATCAGAACCCCCCTCGGAGAAGTGAGGGAGCGCCGCATTCCCGCGGGGGAACTCTACATTATCGGTCCCTCGGGGAAACGCATCGTCAACGTCGAGGAGGGCGCCGAGGCCATCATGAACATGGTGAAGGCCTGCCAGCCCGTGGAAAACATCTTCGGTCAGCCCGGAACAAACGTGGGAGGCATGATGGAACGGGTCCGCAAGACCATGTCCAATCTCACGGACATTCCCCTGAGCGACATCTACATCCGGGATCTTCTCGCCGTGGACACCCTCGTTCCCCAGAAGGTCGTGGGGGGCGTGGCGGGAGAATTCTCCCTGGAATCCGGCGTCGCCCTGGCGGTGATGGTGAAGACCGAGGAACTGCCCATGCAGAAACTCGCCAAGGCCATTGAGGCCGATCTCGGCGTCACCGTGGAGATCGGCGGCGTCGAGGCCGATATGGCCATCCGGGGTGCCCTCACCACGCCGGGGACAAAATGTCCCGTGGCGATTCTCGATCTCGGCGCGGGAAGCAGCGACGCATCCTTCATGCGTCAGGACGGGACGGTGGAACTCATCCATCTCGCCGGAGCCGGGAACATGGTGAACACCATCATCATGAGCGAACTGGGCATCGACGACTTCGACCTGGCGGAATCCATCAAGCGCTATCCCCTCTGCAAGGTGGAGAGCGTCTTTCACATCCGCCAGGAGGACGGAACGGTGCGTTTCTTCGACAAACCGCTGGATCCCGAGGTGTTCGGCCGGGTGGCGCTCATCCACGAGAACGACATGCTCCAGCCCATTCGTCTGAACGTCACGCTCGAACAGGTCCGCAACATCCGCCGTAAGGCGAAACAGGAAGTCTTCGTCACCAACGCGGTGCGCGCCCTGGAACAGGTGGCGCCCGCCCACAACGTGCGGCTCATCGACTACGTGGTTCTCGTCGGCGGCTCCGCCGTGGACTTCGAGGTCCCCACCATGATCACCGAACGGCTCTCTCGGTGGGGCGTCGTGGCGGGAAAGGGCAACATCCGCGGCA encodes:
- a CDS encoding diol dehydratase small subunit → MAQMNEQLVAEVVRQVLQNMNGKAAPAPKGGKLTAADYPLSSKRPEILKSPKGTPFNELTLEAVENGKATFEDFRITPEALEMQAQIAESAGRRQIAQNLRRAAELTKVPDERILEIYNLLRPHRSTKEELEGIAEELETKYGAKVCAAFVRESAEVYARRKLLRGDLPSSD
- a CDS encoding diol dehydratase reactivase subunit alpha, encoding MPLIAGIDIGNATTEVALARVEGRDVSFLSSALAPTSGIKGTLQNVAGLRRALGLALERAGFARDDFRKVDRIRLNKAAPVIGDVAMETVTETIITESTMIGHNPSTPGGVGVGVGVTTAFERLKEVHSGDVVVPVIPASVDYEHAAAGVADAMNRGVNVAAIICQADDGVLIANRLPRPVPIVDEVSSVDRVPLGMRCCVEVAPPGRVVELLANPYDIATIFDLSPEETRQIVPVARALVGNRSAVVIRTPLGEVRERRIPAGELYIIGPSGKRIVNVEEGAEAIMNMVKACQPVENIFGQPGTNVGGMMERVRKTMSNLTDIPLSDIYIRDLLAVDTLVPQKVVGGVAGEFSLESGVALAVMVKTEELPMQKLAKAIEADLGVTVEIGGVEADMAIRGALTTPGTKCPVAILDLGAGSSDASFMRQDGTVELIHLAGAGNMVNTIIMSELGIDDFDLAESIKRYPLCKVESVFHIRQEDGTVRFFDKPLDPEVFGRVALIHENDMLQPIRLNVTLEQVRNIRRKAKQEVFVTNAVRALEQVAPAHNVRLIDYVVLVGGSAVDFEVPTMITERLSRWGVVAGKGNIRGKEGPRNAVATGLVLSATGA